One Paracoccaceae bacterium genomic region harbors:
- the trxA gene encoding thioredoxin has protein sequence MGAATVAVTDATFDKEVRQSDIPVVVDFWAEWCGPCRQIGPALEELATEYAGRVKIVKVNVDENPDSPAELGVRGIPALFLFKNGQVVSNKVGAAPKAALANWIGTAI, from the coding sequence ATGGGTGCCGCGACCGTCGCCGTGACCGACGCCACCTTCGACAAGGAAGTCCGCCAGTCGGATATTCCGGTCGTTGTGGACTTCTGGGCCGAGTGGTGCGGCCCCTGCCGCCAGATCGGCCCCGCGCTTGAGGAACTTGCCACCGAGTATGCCGGCCGTGTGAAGATCGTGAAGGTCAACGTGGACGAGAACCCCGACAGCCCGGCCGAACTGGGCGTGCGCGGCATTCCGGCGCTGTTCCTGTTCAAGAACGGTCAGGTGGTGTCGAACAAGGTGGGCGCGGCGCCCAAGGCCGCGCTGGCCAACTGGATCGGCACGGCGATCTGA
- the hslV gene encoding ATP-dependent protease subunit HslV, whose product MADDRFPGWHGTTILAVRRGGKVVMAGDGQVSLGNTVIKGTARKVRRLSPGGRDVVAGFAGSTADAFTLLERLEKKLEALPGQLARASVELAKDWRTDKYLRNLEAMLIVTDGRDLFVITGAGDVLEPEHDVAAIGSGGNFALAAARGLMATEQDAETIARRAMAIAAEICVYTNGNLTVETIGA is encoded by the coding sequence ATGGCGGATGACAGGTTTCCCGGTTGGCATGGCACGACAATTCTGGCCGTGCGGCGGGGCGGCAAGGTCGTCATGGCGGGCGACGGGCAGGTCAGCCTCGGCAATACCGTGATCAAGGGTACGGCGCGCAAGGTGCGCCGCCTCTCGCCGGGCGGGCGGGATGTGGTGGCGGGTTTTGCCGGGTCCACCGCCGATGCCTTCACCCTGCTGGAACGACTGGAGAAGAAGCTGGAGGCGCTGCCGGGGCAACTTGCGCGCGCATCGGTGGAACTGGCCAAGGACTGGCGCACCGACAAATACCTGCGAAACCTGGAAGCCATGCTGATCGTCACCGACGGGCGCGACCTGTTCGTGATCACCGGCGCGGGCGACGTGCTGGAACCGGAACATGATGTGGCAGCCATCGGGTCAGGCGGAAACTTCGCGCTGGCCGCAGCGCGCGGCCTGATGGCGACCGAACAGGATGCCGAAACGATCGCCCGCCGTGCCATGGCCATAGCTGCGGAAATCTGCGTCTACACCAACGGCAACCTGACCGTCGAAACCATAGGGGCCTGA
- a CDS encoding Tim44 domain-containing protein — protein MSSSLIQLLVLAGIAVFLILKLKSVLGTREGFEKPPLPADEARPRLTKRDLEVVDGGPDRDITDHVPDGSPAAKALAGMKMAEPGFSVSTFLSGARGAYEMILMAYEKGDLSPVVPFLSPEVYETFQAAVDAREEQGLTVEANFVGLRELSLQDASFDRGTREGQVTVRFTGELTSVIRNRMGEVIEGSPTEIKRQRDVWTFARKMGVDDPNWILVATGE, from the coding sequence ATGAGTTCCAGCCTGATCCAGCTTCTCGTCCTTGCGGGAATTGCGGTCTTCCTGATCCTCAAGCTCAAGAGCGTCCTGGGCACCCGCGAAGGTTTTGAAAAGCCGCCGCTTCCCGCCGATGAGGCGCGTCCGCGCCTCACCAAGCGCGATCTCGAGGTGGTCGACGGCGGTCCCGATCGGGACATCACCGATCACGTTCCCGACGGCAGTCCGGCCGCCAAGGCACTCGCCGGGATGAAGATGGCCGAGCCCGGATTCTCGGTCAGCACCTTCCTGTCCGGGGCGCGCGGGGCCTATGAGATGATCCTGATGGCCTATGAAAAGGGCGATCTGTCCCCGGTGGTTCCGTTCCTGTCGCCCGAGGTCTATGAAACCTTCCAGGCGGCCGTCGACGCCCGTGAGGAACAGGGCCTGACGGTCGAGGCCAATTTCGTGGGCCTGCGAGAGCTTTCGCTTCAGGATGCGTCATTCGACCGTGGCACCCGCGAAGGACAGGTGACTGTGCGGTTCACCGGCGAACTTACCTCGGTGATCCGCAACCGCATGGGCGAAGTGATCGAGGGCAGCCCGACCGAGATCAAGCGCCAGCGGGACGTCTGGACATTTGCCCGCAAGATGGGTGTCGACGATCCCAACTGGATACTGGTCGCGACCGGCGAGTGA
- the hslU gene encoding ATP-dependent protease ATPase subunit HslU, which translates to MTDLTPREIVSELDRFIVGQAAAKRAVAVALRNRWRRRHLPDGLRDEVYPKNILMIGPTGVGKTEISRRLAKLARAPFLKVEATKFTEVGYVGRDVDSIIRDLVDAAMIETRERMREDVKARAAKAAEDRVIEAIAGKDAREGTREAFRGKLRRGELDETVIEVTIADTSNPLAMFDPTGGQGQMGAVNLGDLFAKLGGRQSRRRMTVAESHDILIGEEADKLLDDEAVKAAALRAVQEDGIVFIDEIDKVAARSDLRGADVSREGVQRDLLPLIEGTTVSTKHGAVKTDHILFIASGAFHIAKPSDLLPELQGRLPIRVELSALTEADFVRILTDTDNALTRQYAALMATEGVAVTFTEDGIASLARIAAEVNASVENIGARRLYTVMERVFEELSFAAPDRDGESVTIDAAYVEAQVGALARAADISRYVL; encoded by the coding sequence ATGACAGACCTGACCCCGCGCGAGATCGTATCCGAACTTGACCGCTTCATCGTCGGCCAGGCGGCGGCCAAGCGCGCCGTGGCGGTCGCGCTGCGCAACCGGTGGCGGCGGCGGCACCTGCCAGACGGGCTGCGCGATGAGGTCTACCCGAAGAATATCCTGATGATCGGACCGACAGGGGTGGGCAAGACGGAGATATCACGGCGACTTGCGAAGCTTGCCCGGGCGCCTTTCCTGAAGGTCGAGGCAACCAAGTTCACCGAGGTCGGCTATGTCGGTCGCGATGTCGATTCGATCATTCGCGATCTGGTCGATGCCGCGATGATCGAGACGCGGGAACGGATGCGCGAGGATGTGAAGGCCCGTGCCGCAAAGGCAGCCGAAGACCGGGTGATCGAGGCGATTGCGGGCAAGGATGCGCGCGAAGGCACGCGCGAGGCGTTCCGGGGCAAGCTGCGGCGCGGCGAACTGGACGAGACCGTGATCGAGGTCACCATCGCCGACACGTCAAACCCGCTGGCGATGTTCGATCCGACCGGCGGTCAGGGTCAGATGGGCGCCGTGAACCTGGGCGACCTGTTCGCGAAACTCGGCGGACGACAGTCGCGGCGACGGATGACCGTGGCCGAGAGCCATGACATCCTGATCGGGGAAGAGGCGGACAAGCTGCTCGATGACGAGGCCGTGAAGGCCGCGGCGCTGCGCGCGGTGCAGGAAGACGGCATCGTCTTCATCGACGAGATCGACAAGGTGGCGGCGCGATCCGACCTTCGGGGCGCGGACGTGAGCCGCGAGGGTGTGCAGCGCGACCTGCTTCCGCTGATCGAAGGCACAACCGTCAGCACGAAGCATGGCGCGGTGAAGACCGACCACATCCTGTTCATCGCGTCGGGCGCCTTCCATATTGCCAAGCCATCCGACCTCTTGCCCGAACTGCAGGGCCGCCTGCCGATAAGGGTAGAGCTTTCGGCACTGACCGAGGCCGATTTCGTTCGCATCCTGACGGATACGGACAATGCGCTGACCCGCCAGTATGCCGCGCTGATGGCAACGGAGGGGGTAGCAGTGACCTTCACCGAGGACGGGATTGCCAGCCTCGCCCGGATCGCGGCTGAGGTGAATGCAAGCGTCGAGAACATCGGGGCGCGGCGGCTCTACACCGTGATGGAGCGCGTATTCGAGGAGTTGTCCTTCGCTGCACCCGACCGTGACGGCGAGAGCGTGACGATCGACGCGGCCTATGTAGAGGCGCAGGTCGGGGCACTGGCACGGGCGGCAGACATCAGCCGATACGTTCTGTAA
- a CDS encoding MFS transporter → MPFLAFLRANAPFLTAGFLLSFLSTFGQTSFIAIFAGEIRTKFGLSHGDWGTIYAAGTLASAFVMLWAGVLTDRFRVRAIGAVVVIALAVACLAMAANPWVAALPVVIFALRFLGQGMASHISGVAMARWFVASRGRALAIAGLGFAAGEVVLPLSFVALKTVVDWRWLWVTGAAVLCLMLPVLVRLLRLERTPQSMAEESQAHGLGGRMWTRRQALRTPLFWMVCPVILCGPTFGTAFFFQQVHMAEVKGWSHLALVAIFPVYTMATVAAMLGSGWAVDRFGALRLMAFYPLPLCLFFLVMPLVDNLGAAAAVLVLFGMSSGSQATIPVAFWAEAYGTRHLGAVRATSGAVMVVGSAVGPILTGRLIDQGISFPDQMPGIAAWTAGAILLAAIGIARARSAAAAQIDVIRP, encoded by the coding sequence ATGCCCTTCCTTGCCTTCCTGCGCGCCAATGCGCCCTTCCTGACGGCGGGGTTTCTGCTGTCGTTCCTGTCAACCTTCGGACAGACCAGCTTCATCGCGATCTTCGCCGGAGAGATACGCACGAAGTTCGGACTGTCTCACGGCGACTGGGGAACGATCTATGCCGCCGGCACGCTGGCTTCGGCCTTCGTGATGCTTTGGGCCGGGGTTCTGACCGACCGGTTCCGGGTGCGTGCGATCGGGGCGGTGGTTGTGATCGCGCTGGCCGTCGCGTGCCTGGCGATGGCGGCAAATCCCTGGGTGGCGGCGCTGCCCGTCGTGATCTTCGCATTGCGCTTCCTCGGGCAGGGGATGGCCTCTCATATCTCGGGCGTGGCAATGGCGCGGTGGTTCGTGGCATCGCGCGGCCGCGCCCTGGCGATTGCGGGCCTGGGCTTTGCCGCGGGCGAGGTGGTGCTGCCGCTGTCCTTTGTCGCGCTGAAGACGGTCGTGGACTGGCGCTGGCTCTGGGTCACGGGCGCCGCAGTCCTTTGCCTGATGCTGCCGGTTCTTGTGCGGCTCCTGCGTCTGGAGCGGACGCCACAGTCCATGGCCGAAGAGTCACAGGCACACGGGCTGGGCGGTCGCATGTGGACCCGACGGCAGGCGTTGCGCACCCCGCTGTTCTGGATGGTCTGTCCGGTCATCCTTTGCGGTCCGACCTTCGGCACGGCATTCTTTTTCCAGCAGGTCCACATGGCCGAAGTGAAGGGTTGGTCGCATCTGGCACTGGTTGCGATCTTTCCGGTCTACACGATGGCCACGGTGGCCGCGATGCTGGGATCGGGCTGGGCGGTGGACCGGTTCGGGGCGCTGCGCCTGATGGCTTTCTATCCCCTGCCGCTGTGCCTGTTCTTCCTGGTGATGCCGCTGGTCGACAATCTGGGGGCTGCCGCAGCCGTGCTGGTGCTGTTCGGCATGTCGAGCGGTTCGCAGGCAACCATTCCCGTGGCGTTCTGGGCCGAGGCCTACGGAACCCGGCACCTTGGCGCAGTCCGGGCGACGTCTGGCGCGGTCATGGTGGTGGGATCGGCAGTCGGACCGATCCTGACCGGACGCCTGATCGACCAGGGTATCTCGTTTCCCGACCAGATGCCCGGCATCGCGGCCTGGACAGCGGGGGCGATCCTGCTGGCCGCGATCGGAATTGCACGGGCGCGATCAGCCGCGGCGGCGCAGATAGACGTAATACGCCCCTGA
- a CDS encoding Smr/MutS family protein, which yields MARRRTLRPDEHEVWQAVARTARPLKSRDLPTEMAPALPTPPSPSSPERPAPLPAFNLGERAAGSRGHDILPSLSERLAVAPLRMDAKAYARMTRGRIAPEARIDLHGMTLAEAHPELIRFVLNAHAEGLRLVLVITGKGKPGADDGPIPRRPGVLRHQVPQWLRLPPLGPAVQQVAEAHLRHGGSGAYYVYLRRRG from the coding sequence GTGGCACGACGCCGCACCCTGCGCCCGGACGAGCATGAGGTCTGGCAGGCGGTCGCCCGCACGGCACGTCCGCTGAAGTCGCGCGATCTGCCGACCGAGATGGCACCGGCCCTGCCGACGCCGCCATCCCCTTCGTCCCCGGAACGGCCGGCGCCCCTGCCGGCTTTCAACCTTGGCGAACGTGCTGCCGGTAGCCGGGGGCATGACATCCTGCCTTCGCTGTCCGAACGGCTGGCGGTCGCACCGCTGCGGATGGATGCCAAGGCCTATGCCAGGATGACGCGCGGGCGGATCGCACCGGAAGCACGGATCGACCTGCATGGCATGACCCTTGCCGAGGCGCATCCGGAACTGATCCGGTTCGTGCTGAACGCCCACGCCGAAGGATTGCGCCTGGTTCTTGTGATCACCGGCAAGGGCAAGCCGGGCGCCGATGACGGGCCGATCCCGCGACGCCCCGGCGTCCTGCGCCACCAGGTCCCGCAGTGGCTGCGTCTGCCGCCGCTGGGCCCCGCGGTGCAGCAGGTGGCAGAGGCGCACCTGCGCCATGGCGGATCAGGGGCGTATTACGTCTATCTGCGCCGCCGCGGCTGA
- the dnaQ gene encoding DNA polymerase III subunit epsilon has product MREIVLDTETTGFEPSEGHRLVEIGAVELFNHMPTGRTFHAYLNPERDMPAEALAVHGLSSDFLRDKPLFRDVAADFLAFVGEARLIIHNASFDMKFLNWELRANGHPTLPDARALDTLSLARSKYPGAPSSLDALCRRFGVDNSAREKHGALLDSELLAEVYLELIGGRQPGLGLVVQGTPSTATSPGAPHRPRPPRPAPLPPRLTEAERAAHEAFVAGMGDAAVWRRRTVG; this is encoded by the coding sequence ATGCGTGAGATCGTCCTGGATACCGAGACCACCGGTTTCGAGCCGTCCGAAGGCCACCGCCTGGTCGAAATCGGCGCGGTCGAGCTTTTCAACCACATGCCGACGGGCCGCACCTTCCACGCCTACCTCAACCCCGAGCGCGACATGCCGGCCGAGGCCCTCGCGGTTCACGGTCTGTCGTCCGACTTTCTGCGCGACAAGCCGCTGTTCCGCGATGTCGCCGCCGATTTCCTTGCCTTCGTCGGCGAGGCGCGGCTGATCATCCACAACGCCAGCTTCGACATGAAGTTCCTCAACTGGGAACTCCGGGCCAATGGCCATCCGACATTGCCGGACGCGCGTGCGCTCGACACTCTCTCCCTCGCCAGATCAAAGTACCCTGGCGCCCCGTCCTCGCTGGATGCGTTGTGCCGACGGTTCGGGGTGGACAATTCCGCGCGCGAGAAGCACGGCGCGCTTCTCGACAGCGAGCTTCTGGCCGAGGTCTATCTGGAACTGATCGGCGGTCGCCAGCCGGGTCTGGGGCTGGTGGTGCAGGGTACCCCCAGCACCGCGACATCACCCGGCGCGCCCCACCGGCCGCGCCCGCCGCGCCCTGCACCCCTGCCACCGCGACTGACCGAGGCAGAACGTGCCGCCCACGAGGCCTTTGTGGCGGGGATGGGCGATGCGGCGGTCTGGCGCCGCCGCACCGTCGGATAG
- a CDS encoding FxsA family protein, giving the protein MWLLLAFVTVPLIEIALFIQVGGWLSLWPTLGLILLTGVIGTVLVRRQGLSVLREVQGGLATMRDPLSPLAHGALILLAGVLLLTPGFLTDGVGFLLLIPALRRALISAIAARLTVVTSHPGPADVVDGEWTDVTEVRQRHVTPPDWTRR; this is encoded by the coding sequence ATGTGGCTGCTTCTGGCCTTTGTCACCGTGCCGCTGATCGAGATCGCGCTGTTCATCCAGGTGGGAGGCTGGCTTTCGCTGTGGCCGACCCTCGGCCTCATCCTGCTGACCGGGGTGATCGGCACGGTTCTGGTGCGCAGGCAGGGTCTTTCCGTGCTGCGGGAGGTGCAGGGCGGGCTTGCCACGATGCGCGACCCGCTTTCACCTCTGGCCCATGGGGCGCTGATCCTTCTCGCAGGCGTGCTTCTGCTGACACCGGGGTTCCTTACCGACGGCGTGGGCTTCCTGCTGCTGATTCCTGCCCTGCGCCGCGCACTGATTTCCGCCATAGCCGCACGGCTGACCGTGGTGACCTCGCACCCGGGCCCGGCCGACGTCGTCGACGGCGAATGGACCGATGTGACCGAGGTCAGACAGCGCCATGTCACACCGCCAGACTGGACACGTCGCTAG
- a CDS encoding MltA domain-containing protein: MRAALAVLAIVLMTAATPTPAQILDFQALDGWDDDDHGAALRTFRETCGLLTDPDWGPICRLAADAGTNAPDARSFFELLFRPVLIGNPPALFTGYYEPELPGSLTRTPRYAVPLYARPPELAEGIQYLSRAQIEAGALRGRGLEIAWVEDPVEAYFLQVQGSGRIRLPDGRVLRLGYAGRNGHPYRSIGQEMVRRGTHSFSEVSAQAIRAWVRRNPVAGAELLNTNPSYIFFRRLADLPPERGPIGAMGRSITALRSLAVDPAHVPLGAPVWIEKHGGAPLRRLMVAQDTGGAIKGAQRADIFYGTGDAAGDAAGTVKDGGRMVVLLPIDRAYALLPEG, encoded by the coding sequence ATGCGTGCCGCGCTCGCCGTTCTTGCGATCGTCCTGATGACGGCGGCAACCCCGACCCCTGCGCAGATTCTGGATTTCCAGGCCCTTGATGGTTGGGATGACGATGACCACGGCGCCGCATTGCGCACCTTCCGCGAAACCTGCGGTCTGTTGACCGATCCCGACTGGGGGCCGATCTGCCGTCTGGCCGCCGATGCCGGCACGAATGCCCCCGACGCCCGCAGCTTCTTCGAACTGCTGTTTCGTCCCGTGCTGATCGGGAACCCGCCTGCCTTGTTCACCGGCTATTACGAACCCGAACTGCCCGGCTCGCTGACGCGGACGCCTCGCTACGCCGTGCCGCTCTATGCGCGCCCCCCGGAACTGGCCGAAGGTATCCAGTACCTGTCACGCGCGCAGATCGAGGCGGGTGCGCTGCGTGGTCGGGGGCTTGAGATTGCCTGGGTAGAGGACCCGGTCGAGGCCTATTTCCTGCAGGTTCAGGGTTCGGGGCGCATCCGCCTGCCTGACGGCCGGGTACTGCGTCTGGGCTATGCGGGGCGCAACGGCCATCCCTACCGCTCGATCGGTCAGGAAATGGTGCGGCGTGGCACCCACAGCTTTTCCGAAGTGTCGGCACAGGCGATCCGCGCCTGGGTGCGGCGGAACCCGGTTGCGGGGGCCGAATTGCTGAACACCAACCCGTCCTACATCTTCTTCCGGCGCCTTGCCGACCTGCCACCGGAACGCGGACCGATCGGGGCCATGGGCCGGTCGATCACGGCGCTGCGCAGTCTTGCGGTGGATCCGGCGCATGTGCCCCTTGGCGCACCGGTCTGGATCGAAAAGCACGGCGGTGCCCCGCTTCGGCGCCTGATGGTCGCCCAGGACACCGGCGGTGCCATCAAGGGTGCCCAGCGTGCCGACATCTTCTATGGTACGGGCGATGCCGCCGGCGATGCCGCCGGAACGGTCAAGGATGGTGGCCGCATGGTCGTGCTGCTGCCCATCGACCGCGCCTACGCGCTGTTGCCCGAGGGTTGA
- the coaE gene encoding dephospho-CoA kinase (Dephospho-CoA kinase (CoaE) performs the final step in coenzyme A biosynthesis.) — translation MTAFRLGLTGSIGMGKSTTAVMFADEGVPVWDADAAVHKLYAPGGDAVAPVAAIWPRAVSAGGVDRQVLKSIVTADPAGLARLEAVVHPLVAADRAAFLARTDADLVVLDIPLLFETGAEALMDATLLVTAPPALQRQRVLSRPGMTEAAFDAILARQMPDRDKRARATHIIETLSHASVRAAVRALIAYIRAPETPDA, via the coding sequence ATGACGGCCTTTCGTCTCGGCCTTACAGGGTCGATCGGCATGGGCAAGTCGACCACCGCCGTCATGTTCGCGGATGAGGGCGTGCCGGTCTGGGATGCCGACGCCGCGGTGCACAAGCTCTATGCGCCCGGTGGCGATGCGGTGGCGCCGGTGGCGGCGATCTGGCCGCGCGCGGTATCGGCGGGGGGGGTCGACCGGCAGGTGCTCAAGTCCATTGTCACGGCGGACCCGGCGGGACTGGCGCGTCTCGAGGCGGTCGTCCACCCGCTTGTTGCGGCCGACCGTGCGGCGTTCCTGGCGCGCACCGACGCGGACCTCGTCGTTCTGGATATCCCGCTGCTGTTCGAAACCGGGGCCGAGGCGCTGATGGATGCGACGCTGCTGGTGACGGCACCGCCCGCCCTGCAGCGGCAGCGCGTTCTGTCCCGCCCCGGGATGACCGAGGCGGCATTCGATGCGATTCTGGCCCGTCAGATGCCCGATCGCGACAAACGCGCCCGCGCGACCCATATCATCGAGACATTGTCCCATGCCTCCGTTCGTGCAGCCGTCCGGGCGCTGATCGCCTATATCCGTGCGCCAGAGACCCCCGATGCGTGA
- a CDS encoding alpha/beta fold hydrolase, with the protein MRWHLAVMFLAVAACTPRGEITLLADAGRVAQVEPIFIGTTREMDAATGQFGRERRLKGVTFARYDVAIPPDREVGTIDFPRRGSTPDPRTDFVTTAERIYRDDRAFRTDLAAAMRALPRGTREVTVFTHGFNNTFAEGLYRIAQMSHDLELPGVAVHYSWPSLGQPLGYVRDRDSALFARDGLELLLNEVTAAGAERVMIVGHSMGAALTMETLRQMAIRGNTNVLRRVSGVVLLSPDIEVDVFHAQASAIKPLPQPFFVFTSTRDRALALSARLTGQRQERLGNIRNVGRISDLPITIVDVAAFSKGDGHFNVGNSPALIRLLNRIADVDAAYGLDQTGRTGLLPGVVLTVQSATKIILSPVTELARTGGPR; encoded by the coding sequence ATGCGCTGGCATCTTGCAGTCATGTTCCTCGCGGTCGCCGCCTGCACGCCGCGCGGTGAAATCACGCTTCTGGCGGACGCCGGCCGCGTGGCACAGGTGGAACCCATCTTCATCGGCACGACACGCGAGATGGATGCGGCCACCGGCCAGTTCGGGCGCGAGCGTCGGCTGAAGGGCGTGACCTTTGCACGCTATGATGTGGCGATCCCTCCGGATCGCGAGGTCGGCACCATCGACTTTCCCCGGCGGGGCAGCACACCCGACCCGCGCACCGATTTCGTGACGACGGCAGAGCGGATCTATCGCGACGACCGCGCCTTCCGGACCGATCTGGCGGCCGCGATGCGTGCCCTTCCCCGCGGGACACGCGAGGTGACCGTGTTTACCCACGGCTTCAACAATACATTCGCCGAGGGCCTGTATCGCATCGCGCAGATGAGCCACGATCTGGAGCTTCCGGGCGTGGCCGTTCACTACTCCTGGCCCTCGCTGGGGCAACCTCTGGGCTACGTGCGTGATCGCGACAGCGCGCTGTTCGCACGGGATGGGCTGGAGCTGCTGCTGAATGAGGTCACGGCAGCCGGGGCCGAGCGGGTCATGATCGTCGGCCATTCCATGGGTGCCGCCCTGACCATGGAAACCCTGCGCCAGATGGCGATCCGGGGAAACACGAACGTGCTGCGCCGGGTGTCGGGCGTGGTTCTTCTGTCGCCCGATATCGAGGTCGATGTGTTCCACGCGCAGGCTTCGGCGATCAAGCCCCTGCCGCAGCCGTTCTTCGTGTTCACCTCGACCCGGGATCGGGCGCTGGCGCTGTCGGCGCGGTTGACCGGCCAGCGCCAGGAACGGCTGGGCAATATCCGCAATGTCGGACGAATCTCGGATCTGCCGATCACCATCGTGGACGTGGCTGCGTTCTCGAAGGGCGACGGCCATTTCAATGTCGGCAACTCACCCGCTCTGATCCGGTTGCTGAACCGGATCGCGGATGTCGACGCCGCCTACGGTCTTGATCAGACGGGGCGCACCGGACTTCTGCCGGGGGTCGTGCTGACGGTGCAGAGCGCCACGAAGATCATCCTTTCACCCGTGACGGAACTCGCCCGCACCGGCGGTCCGCGCTGA
- the secB gene encoding protein-export chaperone SecB → MQDANGAGAAPQVRMQVLGQFVRDLSFENAVAQRGLQSNEVSPDTQVQVSLDARKRTQDHQFEVITKFRVTSKNKATDETLFLVELDYGGIFHIEGVPEDQLHGFLLIECPRLLFPYVRRIISDITRDGGFPPLNIDQVDFRQLYISEIQRRMAAQNTAAPAPTVS, encoded by the coding sequence ATGCAGGATGCCAATGGTGCCGGAGCCGCGCCGCAGGTGAGGATGCAGGTTCTGGGCCAGTTCGTGCGCGACCTGTCGTTCGAAAACGCGGTTGCCCAGCGTGGCCTGCAATCCAACGAAGTTTCACCCGACACGCAGGTCCAGGTCAGCCTCGACGCACGCAAGCGGACCCAGGACCATCAGTTCGAGGTCATCACGAAATTCCGCGTGACCTCGAAGAACAAGGCCACCGACGAGACGCTGTTCCTTGTCGAACTGGACTATGGCGGAATCTTCCATATCGAGGGCGTGCCGGAAGACCAGCTGCATGGCTTCCTGCTGATCGAATGTCCCCGCCTGCTGTTCCCCTACGTCCGGCGCATCATCTCGGACATCACGCGCGATGGCGGATTCCCGCCGCTGAACATCGACCAGGTCGATTTCCGCCAGCTCTACATCAGCGAGATCCAGCGTCGGATGGCGGCGCAGAACACCGCCGCGCCCGCGCCGACGGTCAGCTGA